The sequence GGACACTCTCGGATGATAAGTACCAACCCATCATTGCCGCAAGGACCACACAGACGAAGGCGGCCGCGATGCCAACTGTTAGGGTATGGTTGCGATCACCTTTCAACGAAGTCCCCTCCTGCCTGCGCACATAGTGCTTGCGCTGTAACCACTACACAAGCGCTCGAAATACGGGCAGTGTGGATGGCATGGGTGGAGCAGAAAATCAGATGGGCCTACGCGCCTTCTACTGGCGCGTCATACGTATTGCTTTCGCTGGCAAACTTGGTGTTGCTCAGGCAGCATCGGGAGCGGTTGCCACCTTCTCCGGTGCAGCCATTTGGTACTCAGGCAAGTGGGAATCCGCAGTGAACGTGATTCCTTTTGCTGTCTTTGCGGCTGTTTTTATTGCTGCGGTCGTCGTGGGATTGATTGTCGCTCCACACCGGATTTATCTGACGGAATATGCTAAGAATTTGGATCTGAAAAGGATTCCGGACTCTGTCCGTAGGTTCGTCTCTACACACGACAAGTTCACGCTGGAGGAGGCCGCGTGCCTTTTGGCTGAAACAGACATGCGCCAAGATAACATTGTTGGCCCCGCTTCTGGATTTCTTCACACCCTTCAAGAGAGGGCGATTGAGGGAAAATTGAAGATACTCAACGACCCACACAAAACGATACAAACATACGGTTTTATGCGCCGTTTGCCAGCTACAAATGGTCAGCAATTTCAATTGAATAATGGACTTGAAATCACAAAGAGTGACCTAGAAAACTTAGCAACTGAGTTTAGCGCGAGCATTCCCGGACTAACATCATGACCGATAATCCCAATCACCGCTTCGAAGCCGGCGCAGGCAGATATCTTGGCGCGCAGCCATGCGGTCGAGCAGCATCGCCCCTTTTGTCGAGGCGCAAATCTCCGAAACGGCCCAGCGATGGTTGCTCAACAAGCATGCGACACCTCGAAACAAAGCAAAGAGCCTGACACAGAATCACGCCGAAAGCCCAGACCGCCAGCCCTCCTCAAGCCGAGAGTCAATCCGCCGCACTGCACTGCCAGATGTGTGCATTCCGTAGCCGCTTGCGGGGGACTGGCGCGACCGTGGCCTGAGCTTTCTGAGCAATGTCTTTGCTTTACGAAGGCCCCCTCTCCGGCCGCTTCGCGGCCACCTCTCCCCCACTTCCGTGGGGGCGAGGAACCCAAGCCTGTCAAGGCCTCACAGCGCCCTTATAACCCCCCCATCCACGCGGATGTTCTGGCCGGTGATATAGCCCGCCCCCTCCGAAGCCAGGAACGCAATCGTCGCGGCGACCTCCTCTGATGTGCCGTAGCGCTGCATCGGCACGTTGTCGCGGCGCTCTTCGACGGTCGGCAGGCTGTCGATCCAGCCGGGCAGCACATTGTTCATGCGCACATTGTCGGCGGCGTAAGTGTTGGAGAAGATCTTGGTGTAGGCGGTCACTCCGGCGCGGAACACGGCCGAGGTCGGGAACATCACGTTCGGCTCGGCGACCCAGGCCGTCGAGATGTTGATGATGGCGCCGCCCTTCTGCTTGACCATTTGCGGCGCCACGATGCGCACCGGCCGGATGACGTTCATCAGATAGACGTCCATGCCGGTGCGCCACTGCTCGTCCGTGATCTCCAGGATCGGCGCGCGCGGCCCGTGGCCGCCGCTGTTGACCAGCACGTCGATGCGGCCAAAACGCTCCAGCGTCAGGTCGGCGAGGCGCTGCAAATCGTCGCTCGACTGGTTGGAGCCGGTGACGCCGAGCCCGCCCAGCTCCTTGGCCAGCGCCTCGCCCTTGCCCGAGGAAGAGAGAATGGCGACCTTGAACCCATCCGCCGCCAGGCGCTTGGCCGCCGCCGCCCCCATGCCGCTGCCACCGGCCACGACAACAGCCACTTTTTCTACACTCATTGGGTCTTCCTCTCAGGGTTGGCGGGCACCGCAAGCGGTGTTTTCGGGATTTGAACGGTGATATAGCTGGTTCTGCCGCGCGGTTCGAACCAGAATGCCTGAAATCAACCAGTAGAAAAACTCCTGCATGCCCGAAGCCTTCCTCAGCCTGCCGCCGCTGAATGCACTGCGCGCCTTCGAGGCCTCGGCGCGCCATCTCAACTTCCGCATCGCCGCCGAGGAGTTGAATGTGACCCAAGGCGCGGTGGCCCAGCACATTCGCGGCCTGGAGACCCATCTCGGCACGAAACTGTTCGAGCGGCTGCCCCGCGGCCTGGCGCTGACCGATCAGGGCCGCGCCTATGTGCCCAACATCCGCCGCGCCTTCGACCTGATCTCGGAGGCAACCTTGCTGCTGCGTCCCGAGCCGGCACGGCTGACGATCAGCGTGACGCCGAGCTTCGCCACCAAATGGCTGATCCCCCGGCTGCAGGATTTCATGGCCGACAATCCGCTGGTCGACTTGCGCGTGCTGGCGAGCGAAAGCCTGTCGAGCTTCCAGGCCGATGGCGTCGACATAGCGGTGCGGCAAGGTCGCCCGCCCTTCGGCGCCGGCCTGGTCGTCGACCTGCTGTTTCCCCAGCAGATCATCGCAATCTGCAGCCCGGCCTTGCTGCCGGCCGGCGCCACCGAAATCCCGGCGGCCGAAATCCAGCATCACGTGCTGCTGCACGACGCGCACAATCTGTGGCCGGAATTCATGGAAAAGGTGGTCGGCCTGAAGATGACGGCAGAGCTGAAACGCATGCGCTTCAACCAGACCAGCCTCGCCATCGACGCGGCCATCGCCGGCCAGGGCATAGCGCTGGCCAGCCGCTTCCTCGTCGCCGCCGACCTCGCCGCCGGCCGGCTCGTCCAGCCGGTCAGCGGCGAAATGCGTGGCACGCAGGATTTCCATGTCGTGATGCCGAGAAAGCAGCGCCATCCCGAGCCGACGCAGGCCGTGCGGCAATGGCTGCTGGACGCGGGGGAACGGGCGTTGTTGTGAGGCCGACACGGCCATTCCCACGACGGTGCGAAGGCCAATCGGATCGACCAATGCATCCTGGCCGATATCACATACTGTCGGCACATAGCCGATTGCAGTCGGCGGTTTTGATTTCCTGCATAAAGACCTTGAGCGATTCTTGAGCAGTAGGAGGAAGCTTTGCCGCCAACGGAACAAACATATCAACCAAGGCTTGGCGACGATCCGTAGAGACGCTCTGTGCCAGATAAGGGCCACCGGATCTTAGCGACTCAACGAGAGTTATCTCGTTCTCATCCGTCAGTGTCGGATCAGCCAGAAAAATAGAGGCGCCGCGAAACATCTTTTCTATGCCTCGTCGAGCTTTGGCGCCATTGGCGCGCAGCATTTCCGCAACGTTTGGTTGGTGCGCAAGGAAATCATCGAAAGCTGGCTGAGAAGCACCCGCCACCCGAATCGCAAGCGCCATTGACTGTGTGGCTTCGTTGACCAGTGGTGATTGGGTAGCTTGACCGTAAAGTCTCACCAACGATCCACTTTTGTCCATCACCAGAGCCAGCGTGTCCAGGTCACTCATATCGTACGGTGGCGAGCCTATGAGAGCGTCACCGTTCCAGATTTTCTGGAGTGTTTCCCGGTCCCTAGGGTCATCAAGCCTTGGCAACCTGCCTTCAATCTGTCGCTGC comes from Mesorhizobium japonicum MAFF 303099 and encodes:
- a CDS encoding SDR family oxidoreductase — translated: MSVEKVAVVVAGGSGMGAAAAKRLAADGFKVAILSSSGKGEALAKELGGLGVTGSNQSSDDLQRLADLTLERFGRIDVLVNSGGHGPRAPILEITDEQWRTGMDVYLMNVIRPVRIVAPQMVKQKGGAIINISTAWVAEPNVMFPTSAVFRAGVTAYTKIFSNTYAADNVRMNNVLPGWIDSLPTVEERRDNVPMQRYGTSEEVAATIAFLASEGAGYITGQNIRVDGGVIRAL
- the gcvA gene encoding transcriptional regulator GcvA, translated to MPEAFLSLPPLNALRAFEASARHLNFRIAAEELNVTQGAVAQHIRGLETHLGTKLFERLPRGLALTDQGRAYVPNIRRAFDLISEATLLLRPEPARLTISVTPSFATKWLIPRLQDFMADNPLVDLRVLASESLSSFQADGVDIAVRQGRPPFGAGLVVDLLFPQQIIAICSPALLPAGATEIPAAEIQHHVLLHDAHNLWPEFMEKVVGLKMTAELKRMRFNQTSLAIDAAIAGQGIALASRFLVAADLAAGRLVQPVSGEMRGTQDFHVVMPRKQRHPEPTQAVRQWLLDAGERALL